In Amycolatopsis solani, a single window of DNA contains:
- a CDS encoding amino acid adenylation domain-containing protein has product MTTSSCLHELFAAQARRTPDRIAVGDGRRELTYRELDEAADRLASRLRAAGVGPEVLVGVCADRDTDLVVAILAVLKAGGGYVPLDPRYPADRLGFVLADCRCPVVVGQRRFADRVPGVPFVAVDDPAATEAEPVAAAARPGNTAYVIHTSGSTGKPKGVVVSHANVTRLFEVTRAEFGVSENDTWTLFHSYAFDFSVWELWGALLHGGRVVVVPYEVSRDPEAFWRLLVEQRVTVLSQTPSAFRQLSRAAAAAGWPDTALRLVVFGGEALRPAALVPWFDRYGDRAPRLVNMYGITETTVHVTARPLTREDTTGPGSPIGAPLDDLRVCLLDADLRPVPPGEPGEVYVGGAGVAGGYLGRPGLTALRFVPDPAGPPGARRYRTGDLAAVRDGELTFLGRVDDQVQFRGFRVEPAEIEAALTALPGVSAAAVVLRHDQDGEAHLAGFVVAAADPREVRAALAGTLPAHLVPSTLTGLDALPLTANGKLDRAALRDRRADHRESTVDVTGDPAEVLAGIWAGVLGVDRVGPDDDFFALGGDSMTAIRVVSKAREADIALSVHGVFQHPTIAGLVAAGLEGGAESVTEATPDEHVYPAALLQVGLIYECEITEDPTLYHDVSAVRLSGPLDEDAVRRALDAVSARHELLRTSFDLVGHPEPMQQVHAAAPIPLTVLDAPAAADPAEALKLWWAGQWQRAFDLAEAPLARCHVLRHPDGTWHLAVSVHHSVVDGWSFAVVLADLLQAYDHELGGSAPIAAPPVARYRDFVALERKAAADPETAAYWKSLLDGYRPAPLWTNGVADGEAVLTVPLAASLVAQVRRLAVKTGVPPKSVYLAAHLSVLGELTGTTDVVTGLVTNGRPEHSGAEAVVGMFVNTLPLRLELPAGSWRSLVRAAFEAERAHLPHRHFPPGELRAVTGFGPPSALFNYADFRAYDGVDGVRAIRAHEWWFGDRNGFPLSLTIARRPAAPEWDLSVRVAAGHGGAALAETASGLLFAALGRIVADPDGNPGQTQ; this is encoded by the coding sequence ATGACCACCAGCAGCTGCCTGCACGAGCTGTTCGCCGCCCAAGCCCGGCGCACCCCGGACCGGATCGCGGTCGGTGACGGGCGGCGCGAGCTGACCTACCGCGAGCTCGACGAGGCGGCGGACCGGCTCGCGAGCCGGTTGCGCGCGGCCGGCGTGGGGCCCGAGGTGCTCGTGGGCGTGTGCGCCGACCGGGACACCGACCTGGTCGTCGCGATCCTCGCGGTGCTCAAGGCGGGTGGTGGCTACGTGCCGCTCGATCCGCGGTACCCGGCCGACCGGCTCGGCTTCGTCCTCGCCGACTGCCGCTGCCCGGTCGTCGTCGGGCAGCGCCGGTTCGCCGATCGGGTGCCCGGCGTGCCGTTCGTCGCCGTCGACGACCCCGCCGCCACGGAAGCGGAGCCGGTGGCGGCGGCCGCCCGGCCGGGCAACACCGCGTACGTCATCCACACCTCCGGCTCCACCGGCAAGCCCAAGGGCGTCGTCGTCAGCCACGCCAACGTGACGCGGTTGTTCGAGGTGACCCGCGCGGAGTTCGGCGTCTCCGAAAACGACACCTGGACGCTGTTCCACTCCTACGCGTTCGACTTCTCCGTGTGGGAATTGTGGGGCGCGTTGCTGCACGGTGGCCGCGTCGTCGTGGTGCCCTACGAGGTCAGCCGCGACCCCGAGGCGTTCTGGCGGCTGCTGGTCGAGCAGCGGGTCACCGTGCTGAGCCAGACCCCGTCGGCCTTCCGGCAGCTGAGCCGCGCCGCCGCGGCGGCCGGCTGGCCGGACACCGCGCTGCGGCTGGTCGTCTTCGGCGGCGAGGCCCTCCGACCGGCCGCGCTGGTGCCGTGGTTCGACCGCTACGGCGACCGCGCGCCGCGGCTGGTCAACATGTACGGCATCACCGAAACCACGGTGCACGTCACCGCGCGGCCGCTCACCCGCGAGGACACGACCGGTCCGGGCAGCCCGATCGGGGCGCCGCTCGACGACCTCCGGGTCTGCCTCCTCGACGCGGACCTCCGTCCCGTGCCCCCGGGCGAGCCCGGGGAGGTGTACGTCGGCGGCGCCGGCGTCGCGGGCGGCTACCTCGGGCGGCCCGGGCTGACCGCGCTCCGGTTCGTGCCCGATCCGGCCGGCCCGCCGGGCGCGCGCCGGTACCGCACCGGCGACCTCGCGGCCGTGCGCGACGGCGAGCTGACGTTCCTCGGCCGCGTCGACGACCAGGTCCAGTTCCGCGGTTTCCGGGTCGAGCCCGCGGAAATCGAAGCCGCGCTCACCGCGCTGCCCGGGGTGAGCGCCGCCGCCGTCGTCCTCCGGCACGACCAGGACGGCGAAGCGCACCTGGCCGGGTTCGTGGTCGCCGCGGCCGACCCCCGCGAGGTGCGGGCGGCGCTGGCCGGGACGCTGCCCGCGCACCTGGTGCCGTCCACTCTCACCGGTCTCGACGCGCTCCCCTTGACCGCGAACGGAAAGCTCGACCGCGCGGCCCTGCGCGACCGCCGCGCGGACCACCGGGAGTCCACGGTGGACGTCACCGGTGATCCGGCCGAGGTGCTGGCCGGGATCTGGGCGGGCGTGCTCGGCGTCGACCGCGTCGGGCCGGACGACGACTTCTTCGCGCTCGGCGGCGATTCCATGACCGCGATCCGCGTCGTCTCGAAGGCCCGCGAGGCGGACATCGCGCTCAGCGTGCACGGCGTGTTCCAGCACCCGACGATCGCCGGGCTGGTCGCGGCCGGACTGGAGGGCGGTGCCGAGAGCGTCACGGAAGCGACGCCCGACGAGCACGTCTACCCGGCCGCGCTCCTGCAGGTCGGGCTGATCTACGAATGCGAGATCACCGAAGATCCCACGCTGTACCACGACGTCAGCGCGGTGCGGCTGTCGGGGCCACTCGACGAAGACGCGGTGCGCCGCGCCCTGGACGCGGTTTCCGCCCGCCACGAACTGCTGCGCACGTCCTTCGACCTGGTCGGCCACCCGGAGCCGATGCAGCAGGTGCACGCCGCCGCGCCGATCCCGCTGACCGTGCTCGACGCCCCCGCCGCGGCCGATCCCGCCGAAGCGCTCAAGCTGTGGTGGGCGGGGCAGTGGCAGCGGGCGTTCGACCTGGCCGAGGCGCCGCTCGCCCGGTGCCACGTGCTGCGCCACCCGGACGGCACCTGGCACCTCGCGGTCTCGGTGCACCACTCGGTGGTCGACGGGTGGAGCTTCGCCGTGGTGCTGGCCGACCTGCTCCAAGCCTACGACCACGAACTCGGCGGGAGCGCGCCGATCGCCGCTCCGCCCGTGGCGCGCTACCGCGACTTCGTGGCGCTGGAAAGGAAAGCGGCCGCCGACCCGGAGACGGCCGCCTACTGGAAGAGCCTGCTCGACGGCTACCGGCCCGCTCCACTGTGGACGAACGGGGTGGCGGACGGGGAAGCGGTCCTGACCGTACCGCTGGCGGCATCACTGGTCGCGCAGGTGCGCCGGCTCGCGGTCAAGACCGGCGTGCCGCCGAAGTCCGTGTACCTCGCCGCCCACCTCAGCGTGCTCGGCGAGCTCACCGGGACCACCGACGTGGTCACCGGGCTGGTGACGAACGGCCGTCCGGAGCACAGCGGCGCCGAAGCCGTGGTCGGCATGTTCGTCAACACCCTCCCGCTGCGGCTGGAACTGCCGGCCGGTTCGTGGCGCTCGCTGGTGCGCGCCGCGTTCGAAGCCGAGCGGGCGCACCTGCCGCACCGGCACTTCCCGCCGGGCGAACTCCGCGCGGTGACCGGGTTCGGCCCGCCGTCGGCACTGTTCAACTACGCCGACTTCCGCGCCTACGACGGCGTCGACGGCGTCCGGGCGATCCGCGCGCACGAGTGGTGGTTCGGCGACCGCAACGGGTTCCCGCTTTCGCTGACGATCGCGCGGCGGCCGGCGGCCCCGGAGTGGGACCTGTCCGTGCGCGTCGCCGCGGGCCACGGCGGCGCCGCGCTGGCGGAGACGGCGTCCGGGCTGCTGTTCGCGGCACTCGGGCGGATCGTGGCCGACCCCGACGGGAACCCCGGTCAGACGCAGTGA
- a CDS encoding DUF4214 domain-containing protein, whose product MAFDDSPDVHTERDEEGHVRVLQHRAEPFTAGAARLGAPSARELADEYVRQVADLYDITPDEIADLQRTALAEPAEEGPRLTFSEEKAALDMTVVSYAQTFLGLPVWQAALEVRLYGEPLRVASSDSVLHYDLDAVLPAGDSPADWGDRKTVSRALGLDEETAGRLSINGTRLLVYRYVPEDRSDSTAGGEPGLDGGPPTLPLPTVPPTIVAKRHYVVHEVLFSLPLPGWEELHWRAFVEPGTSTVLYLRALAASATGCVFVTDPVSASGVALTGCSPAATLDPLRATVALPGLDPPASGVQALRGTYVALTDTDAPAVAAPTTTDPFSFCYSAVTNDFAAVNAYYHYDGAYRLLESMGFDIKSYFDGTAFPVPVDHQGFGTSVNAQAAGNPSGTGMGRFRNGLATAGCSVGIAADARVVLHEFGHALLWDHVGSPNFGWCHSAGDALAAILHDPSSQAPDRFATFPYIGLDRRHDRALAAGFAWGGNRDDRQYGSEQILSTTLFRVYRSAGGDDADVTIKRFAARYLAFLIVKAIGALTVTTNDPRVYVSALIDADVSTADFEGHRGGAWHKALRWSFERQGLYQPAGAPRPVTQPGAPPAVDVYIDDGRAGAYLPYQDNLFACPDIWNRRAPDGGTAHQEPTVGWTNYTYVRVKNRGTQAATDVGVELFQADPAAGLAWPTGWIATTTARSSVPTPLAPNGDAVVGPFAWTPRTAGDERLLASASAPGDPSNADTVSGVLPVRRLVPLDNNLAMRSVSPTFDVIGEVRWVTGLYENLLSREPDQPGGLDYWVVARLTGTSPSAVVTGFLRSEEYDAALVTSFYAKFLDRVPDPQGHRHWVDQLRAGTPRHAVIVGFLDSPEFKTNNTPPDNFVEALYVRLLARASDPAGKQYWVGRLAAGTPTANVILGFLMSDEYCTREITGLYQSFLGRAPDPDGLAAWVGAMATGTPFQEIQTGFLISDEYRTRRRATP is encoded by the coding sequence ATGGCATTCGACGATTCTCCCGACGTCCACACCGAACGTGACGAGGAAGGGCACGTCCGAGTTCTCCAGCACCGTGCAGAACCGTTCACTGCGGGAGCCGCCCGGCTGGGCGCGCCCTCCGCGCGCGAACTCGCCGACGAATACGTGCGGCAGGTGGCCGACTTGTACGACATAACCCCGGACGAGATCGCGGACCTGCAGCGCACGGCTCTCGCCGAGCCGGCGGAAGAGGGGCCGCGACTGACCTTCAGCGAAGAGAAGGCCGCCCTGGACATGACGGTCGTCTCCTACGCCCAGACCTTCCTGGGGTTGCCGGTGTGGCAGGCAGCTCTCGAAGTCCGGTTGTACGGCGAACCCCTGCGCGTAGCAAGTTCAGACAGCGTGCTCCACTACGATCTCGATGCCGTACTGCCTGCCGGCGACTCACCGGCCGACTGGGGCGACCGCAAAACGGTCTCCCGCGCGCTGGGTCTGGACGAGGAAACCGCCGGCCGGCTCTCGATCAACGGAACCCGGCTACTCGTCTACCGGTACGTGCCCGAAGACCGGTCGGACTCCACCGCCGGCGGGGAACCGGGCCTCGACGGCGGACCGCCGACGCTGCCCTTGCCGACCGTGCCGCCCACGATCGTGGCCAAGCGCCACTACGTCGTCCACGAGGTGCTCTTCAGCTTGCCCCTACCGGGATGGGAAGAGCTGCACTGGCGGGCTTTCGTCGAACCCGGGACGAGCACGGTGCTGTACCTCCGAGCGCTCGCCGCGTCCGCCACCGGGTGCGTGTTCGTCACGGATCCGGTCAGCGCGTCCGGGGTCGCGCTCACTGGGTGTTCCCCGGCCGCGACGCTCGATCCGCTGCGCGCAACCGTGGCGCTGCCAGGTCTCGACCCACCGGCATCAGGCGTGCAGGCACTGCGGGGAACCTACGTGGCGCTCACCGACACCGATGCGCCGGCCGTGGCGGCACCGACCACCACCGACCCCTTCTCGTTCTGCTATTCGGCAGTCACCAACGACTTCGCCGCCGTCAATGCGTACTACCACTACGACGGCGCCTACCGCCTGCTGGAAAGCATGGGCTTCGACATCAAGAGCTACTTCGACGGCACCGCCTTTCCCGTCCCGGTCGACCATCAAGGTTTCGGCACGTCGGTAAACGCACAAGCGGCGGGGAACCCGTCCGGCACCGGGATGGGAAGGTTCCGCAACGGCCTGGCGACGGCGGGCTGCTCGGTCGGCATCGCCGCCGACGCGCGGGTCGTGCTCCACGAATTCGGGCACGCGCTCCTCTGGGACCACGTCGGCTCGCCCAACTTCGGGTGGTGCCACAGCGCCGGTGACGCGCTGGCGGCCATCCTCCACGATCCGAGTTCGCAGGCACCGGACCGGTTCGCGACTTTCCCTTACATCGGGCTGGACCGTCGGCACGATCGTGCCCTGGCCGCGGGTTTCGCTTGGGGCGGGAACCGTGACGACAGGCAATACGGCAGTGAACAGATCCTCTCGACGACGCTGTTCCGGGTCTACCGCAGCGCAGGCGGTGACGACGCGGACGTCACGATCAAGCGATTCGCCGCGCGTTATCTCGCCTTCCTGATCGTCAAAGCGATCGGAGCGCTGACCGTCACGACCAACGACCCGCGGGTATACGTATCCGCCCTGATTGACGCCGACGTCAGTACGGCCGACTTCGAAGGGCACCGCGGCGGTGCCTGGCACAAGGCGCTTCGCTGGAGTTTCGAGCGTCAGGGGCTGTACCAGCCTGCCGGGGCCCCGAGGCCGGTCACCCAGCCGGGAGCGCCGCCCGCGGTCGACGTGTACATCGACGACGGGCGAGCCGGGGCCTACCTGCCGTACCAGGACAACCTCTTCGCCTGCCCCGACATCTGGAACCGCCGCGCCCCCGACGGCGGAACCGCGCACCAGGAGCCGACCGTCGGCTGGACGAACTACACGTACGTCCGGGTGAAGAACCGGGGCACGCAGGCCGCTACCGATGTCGGCGTCGAACTGTTCCAAGCCGACCCGGCGGCCGGCCTCGCCTGGCCGACCGGCTGGATCGCGACCACGACCGCCCGGTCGAGTGTCCCGACCCCCCTGGCACCGAACGGAGACGCCGTGGTCGGTCCGTTCGCCTGGACACCCCGCACCGCAGGCGACGAGCGGCTGCTCGCCAGTGCCTCCGCACCGGGTGACCCGAGCAACGCGGACACGGTGAGCGGCGTTCTTCCGGTGCGGCGCTTGGTGCCGCTCGACAACAACCTCGCCATGCGATCGGTGTCGCCCACCTTCGACGTAATCGGTGAGGTGCGGTGGGTCACAGGCCTCTACGAGAACTTGCTCTCCCGGGAACCGGATCAGCCCGGCGGACTCGACTACTGGGTCGTCGCCCGGCTGACCGGCACGTCCCCGTCGGCCGTGGTGACGGGGTTCCTGAGATCCGAAGAGTACGACGCCGCGCTTGTCACGTCGTTCTACGCCAAGTTCCTCGACCGGGTGCCCGACCCGCAGGGCCACCGCCACTGGGTCGACCAGCTGCGGGCAGGAACGCCCCGGCACGCGGTGATCGTCGGATTCCTGGACAGCCCCGAATTCAAAACAAACAACACACCGCCGGACAACTTCGTCGAGGCACTCTACGTCAGGCTGCTCGCTCGGGCGTCGGACCCCGCGGGCAAGCAGTACTGGGTGGGTCGCCTGGCCGCCGGCACACCCACCGCCAACGTGATCCTCGGGTTCCTGATGTCCGACGAATACTGCACGCGGGAGATCACCGGCCTGTACCAATCGTTCCTCGGCCGAGCACCGGACCCGGACGGGCTCGCGGCCTGGGTCGGTGCCATGGCAACGGGTACCCCGTTCCAAGAGATCCAGACCGGGTTCCTGATCTCCGACGAGTACCGGACCCGCCGCCGGGCAACGCCGTAG
- a CDS encoding amino acid adenylation domain-containing protein, translated as MGSLRLDECFLDQVRRRPDAVAVCGESTLTYRELAARAIAVAAGLQRLGVERETLVGMAFPRGVDAVVAAVGITLAGGAYVPVSPATPGRRIGELLADNDVGIVVAADTGLIAAAAPEGVEVVGLARLEAWGSGTGSVTPPPPPLDDRSPLAHVLFTSGSTGKPKGVLIEHAGIFRVVREPRFLALSPDDHVLHASPLEFDAATMEIWGALLNGARLCVVDPATVVVPVRFAAALREHRVTWAFVTSALFNQLVDDEPAIFAPLGKLFTGGDVVSPRHLELVRAHSPGLALHAAYGPTENTIFTSVHPIDAEPDGPVPIGKPLGGTTVLVLDEHGTPVAPGVLGELCTGGSGVARGYLNRPDLTAERFIDVGGERYYRTGDQAHQDADGLLHFHGRVDGQVKIRGHRIEIAEVTTALYAVPGVRDAYARPVGDTVQDKRLVAYLVAPDTDEAAVRAELSAVLPDYLVPDQFVWLDRLPLNANGKVDAAGLPAPGAARAKVRHTDAEGRLAELWGEVLGLPADTIGPGEDFLAIGGSSLKLGALLGKLDRRLGVRLGYAEALRARTLTGMTAALAGAATGHAPPIPEPAPGTRVPLHPSQLALYAHWAADPDSVVYNVPVRLRLRGPVDPARLRQAVRELAARHDALRMSFVLAEGGVRQVADAGTEVGFEVLDAPVPDVLGRFVRPFRLDRPPLLRALLVPAGPGAHDLYLDTHHIVLDGLSLRVLVADLLALYLGAELAPAPSFAGAARWCHDRGDDPAAEAFWLAELAGPPTADLALDRPRGTQRATRGAVARRELPAAGLARVEEVARQAGTTPFTAVLTAYVAALARRTGQHDFVVGTPTSGRTAHPDLDRVVGMFANVVGLRAKPEPGSDLGELLRDLDDRRGAALSHPDHPAERLAKRLGVARDPARNALFDAVFAYQDLEFYEFAAGGLEVSAELVNPGTTRYDLNLQAYRRPDRLVLELEYATGLFDRDSAEHLLDDCLRALDELAADPRTPVFSTAPASVDPAEGAPVR; from the coding sequence GTGGGTTCGCTCCGTCTCGACGAATGCTTCCTCGACCAAGTCCGGCGGCGGCCCGATGCCGTCGCGGTCTGCGGTGAAAGCACGCTCACCTACCGGGAGCTGGCGGCCAGGGCGATCGCCGTGGCCGCCGGGCTGCAGCGGCTGGGGGTGGAGCGGGAAACCCTGGTCGGCATGGCCTTTCCCCGTGGGGTGGACGCCGTCGTCGCCGCGGTCGGGATCACCCTCGCCGGGGGCGCCTACGTGCCCGTCAGCCCGGCCACGCCCGGGCGGCGGATCGGGGAACTGCTCGCGGACAACGACGTCGGGATCGTCGTGGCCGCCGACACCGGTCTCATCGCGGCCGCCGCGCCGGAAGGGGTCGAGGTCGTCGGGCTCGCCCGGCTCGAGGCGTGGGGGAGCGGGACCGGCAGCGTCACCCCGCCGCCGCCGCCGCTGGACGACCGGTCGCCGCTCGCGCACGTGCTCTTCACCTCCGGGAGCACCGGGAAACCCAAGGGTGTGCTCATCGAGCACGCCGGGATCTTCCGGGTCGTCCGCGAACCGCGTTTCCTCGCCTTATCGCCCGACGACCACGTCCTGCACGCCAGCCCGCTCGAGTTCGACGCCGCGACCATGGAGATCTGGGGCGCGCTGCTCAACGGGGCCCGGTTGTGCGTCGTCGACCCGGCGACCGTCGTCGTGCCGGTGCGGTTCGCCGCCGCGCTGCGGGAGCACCGGGTCACCTGGGCGTTCGTGACTTCGGCGTTGTTCAACCAGCTCGTCGACGACGAACCGGCGATCTTCGCGCCGCTGGGGAAGCTGTTCACCGGCGGGGACGTCGTGTCGCCGCGGCACCTCGAACTCGTGCGCGCGCACTCCCCGGGCTTGGCTCTCCACGCCGCTTACGGGCCGACCGAGAACACCATCTTCACCAGCGTCCACCCCATCGACGCCGAACCCGACGGTCCGGTCCCCATCGGCAAGCCGCTCGGCGGCACCACCGTGCTCGTGCTCGACGAACACGGCACGCCGGTGGCGCCCGGCGTGCTCGGCGAGCTCTGCACCGGCGGGTCCGGGGTCGCGCGCGGCTACCTCAACCGGCCGGACCTCACCGCCGAACGCTTCATCGACGTCGGCGGCGAGCGGTACTACCGCACCGGCGACCAGGCGCACCAGGACGCCGACGGCCTGCTGCACTTCCACGGCCGGGTCGACGGGCAGGTGAAGATCCGCGGCCACCGCATCGAAATCGCCGAGGTGACCACGGCCCTGTACGCGGTGCCGGGAGTCCGCGACGCCTACGCGCGCCCGGTCGGGGACACCGTGCAGGACAAGCGGCTCGTCGCCTACCTCGTCGCGCCGGACACCGACGAGGCGGCCGTCCGGGCGGAGCTCTCGGCCGTGCTGCCGGACTACCTGGTGCCCGACCAGTTCGTCTGGCTGGACCGGCTTCCGTTGAACGCCAACGGGAAGGTCGACGCGGCCGGGCTGCCCGCGCCCGGTGCGGCCCGGGCCAAGGTACGGCACACCGACGCGGAGGGACGGCTCGCCGAGCTGTGGGGCGAGGTGCTCGGCCTGCCGGCGGACACCATCGGCCCGGGCGAGGACTTCCTGGCCATCGGCGGCAGCTCGCTGAAACTCGGGGCGCTGCTGGGCAAGCTGGACCGGCGGCTCGGTGTCCGGCTGGGGTACGCCGAAGCGCTGCGCGCCCGCACGCTCACCGGGATGACCGCGGCTCTGGCCGGCGCGGCCACCGGGCACGCGCCGCCGATCCCCGAGCCGGCGCCGGGCACCCGGGTGCCGCTGCACCCGAGTCAGCTCGCGCTCTACGCGCACTGGGCGGCCGATCCGGACTCCGTGGTCTACAACGTGCCGGTGCGGCTGCGGCTGCGCGGACCCGTCGACCCGGCTCGGCTGCGGCAGGCCGTGCGGGAGCTGGCCGCCCGGCACGACGCCCTGCGGATGAGCTTCGTGCTCGCCGAGGGCGGGGTGCGCCAGGTCGCCGACGCCGGCACCGAGGTCGGCTTCGAGGTGCTCGACGCGCCGGTGCCGGACGTGCTCGGCCGGTTCGTGCGCCCGTTCCGGCTGGACCGGCCGCCGCTGCTGCGCGCGCTGCTGGTCCCGGCCGGTCCCGGCGCCCACGACCTCTACCTGGACACCCACCACATCGTGCTCGACGGCCTCTCGCTGCGGGTTCTGGTCGCCGACCTGCTCGCCCTGTACCTGGGTGCCGAGCTCGCCCCGGCGCCGAGCTTCGCCGGGGCCGCGCGGTGGTGCCACGACCGCGGCGACGACCCGGCGGCCGAAGCCTTCTGGCTCGCCGAACTCGCCGGGCCGCCCACCGCCGACCTGGCGCTCGACCGGCCGCGCGGCACCCAGCGGGCGACGCGGGGCGCGGTGGCCCGCCGGGAGCTGCCCGCCGCCGGGCTCGCCCGCGTCGAGGAGGTCGCGCGGCAGGCCGGCACGACCCCGTTCACCGCCGTTCTCACCGCGTACGTGGCGGCGCTCGCCCGGCGCACCGGGCAGCACGACTTCGTCGTCGGCACCCCGACGAGCGGCCGCACCGCCCACCCCGACCTGGACCGGGTGGTCGGCATGTTCGCGAACGTCGTGGGCCTGCGGGCGAAACCTGAGCCCGGAAGCGACCTCGGCGAGCTGCTCCGGGACCTCGACGACCGCCGCGGCGCCGCACTGTCCCATCCCGACCACCCGGCCGAGCGGCTGGCGAAGCGGCTGGGCGTCGCGCGCGACCCCGCCCGCAACGCGCTCTTCGACGCCGTTTTCGCCTACCAGGACCTGGAGTTCTACGAGTTCGCCGCCGGCGGCCTCGAAGTCTCGGCCGAGCTGGTCAACCCCGGGACCACCCGCTACGACCTCAACCTGCAGGCCTACCGGCGGCCGGACCGGCTCGTGCTCGAGCTCGAGTACGCCACCGGCCTCTTCGACCGCGACAGCGCGGAGCACCTCCTGGACGACTGCCTGCGGGCACTCGACGAACTGGCCGCCGATCCCCGGACGCCGGTGTTCAGCACCGCACCGGCGAGCGTGGATCCGGCAGAAGGGGCACCGGTCCGATGA
- a CDS encoding AfsR/SARP family transcriptional regulator, which translates to MLGPLEVRDRGAVVAVGPPRIRAVCAILLVRPGDLVPVEQFVDELWPHRPPPDARALVRGYVSRLRRALRSGPSGADRVVTRKPGYLLRVEEEELDLHRFDRLVTAARTATRGGEPGRGAELFRCGHRLWRGEPFADVPRTGAVDAAATWLTEWRRGTLEERFEAALVAGRDADVRTELAEFVAANPLRERPAGQLMLALYRCGRRADALSHYRRIHRALADELGVEPGAELRELHRRILDGDPCLRATVTASARAPRQLPRDTGTLVGRDAELAALRATLQARGPVVVVHGAPGAGKSALAVRAARRLAAAFPDGQLYVDLAGPAPLPVEEALHRLLRGLGVAQVPPDPGEAVALFRTVAADRRLLVLLDNAVTAAQVRPLLPGGPGSAVLVTSRSRLAALDGATQQPLGGLSPDAAVAMLADLVAGNRVPVDPRAARSVAALCDHLPLALRAAAARLNARPGWTVRCLLSRLGDERHRLTELTVGDLGPRASYRAGYAVLSGSDDPADRAAARALCVFGSLPAAELDLDDAAAALGLSPAGTERVVERLLDAHWVEERTPGRFTVPGLVRLFAREQGRAVLPPGERLRERAARRPGPAPDRRTA; encoded by the coding sequence GTGCTGGGTCCGTTGGAAGTGCGCGACCGGGGCGCGGTCGTGGCGGTCGGCCCGCCGAGGATCCGGGCGGTGTGCGCGATCCTGCTCGTCCGTCCGGGTGATCTCGTGCCGGTGGAACAGTTCGTGGACGAGCTGTGGCCGCACCGGCCGCCGCCGGACGCGCGAGCGCTGGTGCGGGGTTATGTGTCGCGGTTGCGCCGTGCGCTGCGGTCCGGGCCGAGCGGCGCGGACCGGGTGGTGACGCGCAAACCCGGTTATCTGCTGCGGGTCGAGGAGGAGGAGCTGGACCTGCACCGGTTCGACCGGCTCGTCACCGCCGCGCGGACGGCCACGCGGGGCGGCGAACCCGGCCGGGGCGCGGAGTTGTTCCGCTGCGGGCACCGGCTCTGGCGCGGGGAGCCGTTCGCGGACGTGCCGCGGACGGGCGCCGTCGACGCCGCGGCGACCTGGCTGACCGAGTGGCGGCGGGGCACGCTCGAGGAGCGGTTCGAGGCCGCGCTGGTGGCCGGCCGGGACGCCGACGTCCGCACCGAGCTGGCCGAGTTCGTCGCCGCTAACCCGCTACGCGAACGGCCGGCCGGTCAGCTCATGCTGGCGCTGTACCGCTGCGGCCGCCGGGCCGACGCGCTCTCGCACTACCGGCGGATCCACCGCGCGCTGGCCGACGAGCTGGGCGTCGAGCCGGGCGCCGAACTCCGTGAGCTGCACCGGCGCATCCTCGACGGCGACCCGTGCCTGCGCGCGACGGTGACCGCGTCCGCTCGCGCACCCCGGCAGCTCCCGCGCGACACGGGGACGCTCGTCGGCCGCGACGCCGAGCTCGCCGCGCTGCGCGCGACGCTGCAGGCACGAGGTCCGGTGGTCGTCGTCCACGGCGCGCCCGGCGCGGGCAAGTCGGCACTGGCCGTGCGCGCGGCCCGCCGGCTGGCGGCGGCATTCCCCGACGGGCAGCTGTACGTGGACCTCGCCGGCCCCGCACCGCTGCCGGTCGAGGAAGCACTGCACCGCCTGCTCCGTGGCCTGGGCGTCGCGCAGGTCCCGCCCGACCCCGGGGAGGCGGTCGCGCTGTTCCGCACGGTGGCCGCCGACCGACGGCTGCTGGTGCTGCTGGACAACGCCGTCACCGCGGCGCAGGTCCGACCGCTGCTGCCCGGCGGCCCCGGCAGCGCGGTGCTGGTGACGAGCCGAAGCCGGCTGGCCGCCCTCGACGGCGCCACGCAGCAGCCGCTGGGCGGCCTTTCCCCGGACGCGGCCGTCGCGATGCTCGCGGACCTGGTCGCCGGCAACCGCGTCCCGGTGGACCCGCGCGCGGCCCGGTCCGTCGCGGCGCTGTGCGACCACCTGCCACTCGCCCTGCGCGCCGCGGCGGCGAGGCTGAACGCCCGGCCGGGCTGGACCGTGCGGTGCCTGCTCTCCCGGCTCGGCGACGAACGGCACCGGCTGACCGAACTGACCGTGGGCGACCTCGGCCCGCGGGCGAGTTACCGGGCAGGCTACGCCGTGTTGAGCGGCAGCGACGACCCGGCGGACCGGGCCGCGGCGCGGGCGTTGTGCGTGTTCGGGTCGCTGCCGGCGGCCGAGCTCGACCTCGACGATGCCGCGGCGGCCTTGGGGCTTTCCCCCGCCGGCACCGAGCGGGTGGTGGAACGGCTCCTGGACGCGCACTGGGTCGAAGAGAGGACACCGGGCCGGTTCACGGTGCCGGGGCTGGTGCGGTTGTTCGCCCGCGAGCAGGGGCGGGCGGTGCTTCCGCCGGGCGAGCGGCTCCGGGAGCGCGCCGCCCGGCGGCCCGGCCCGGCACCGGACCGCCGGACGGCGTGA